The following coding sequences lie in one Musa acuminata AAA Group cultivar baxijiao chromosome BXJ3-1, Cavendish_Baxijiao_AAA, whole genome shotgun sequence genomic window:
- the LOC135628248 gene encoding cullin-1-like: MPIHSPKTVDVEAGMAVLKQSVTKLTNILEGLPEMPFNTMEYMLLCTTIYDFCTMKTPNDLSEQLYAEYKKSLMDYLHSRVLPSLRSKNDEYMLKELVRRWLNYKVMVRWLSRFFHYLDRYFVKKKALLPLKEAGITCFRDLVYEEMKGKIKDAVISLIYQEREGSQIDRPLLNNVVEIFIQIGLGSKEYYEVDLEAPLLQDTAAYYSRKASKWILEDSCPEYMLKAEERLKQEKDRVDHYLDHTTKKKLIENVEHQLLSVNEIQLLEKENSGLIALLRDGKVDDLERLYRLFSRIPEGLTHVSQLFTQHVKAEGTALVSQAENAASSKRVLIRRIIELHDKYMGYVQESFQNHTLLNKALKEAFEVFCNKSVASSSSAEMLASFCDNVLRKAGSEKLSDEEIDRTLEKAMKLLSYINEKDLFAEFSRKKLARRLLFDRYANEDHERLILTYLKQQCGGQFSSKMEGMVTDLTLAKENQSCFEDYLYANPHAHPGTELSVSVLTTGFWPSYKSSDLTLPDEMIKCIEAYKKFYESSTKNRKLSWIYSLGTCNINAKFDAKSIELNVATYQAAVLLLFNSADRLSYAEIKAQLNLTDEDMVRVLHSLSCARYKILKKAPMTDTVSPNDIFEFNSKFTDKMRRIKVPLPPVDENKKVIEDVNKDRRYAIDAYIVRIMKSRKALGHQQLVLECIQQLSRIFKPDVKLIKQRIEDLITREFLERDEEDPNIYKYIA, encoded by the exons ATGCCGATTCATTCGCCGAAGACGGTGGATGTTGAGGCAGGAATGGCGGTGCTGAAGCAAAGCGTCACCAAGCTGACGAACATCCTGGAGGGCCTTCCCGAGATGCCGTTCAACACGATGGAGTATATGCTTCTCTGCAC GACTATCTACGATTTTTGCACTATGAAAACCCCCAATGATCTCAGTGAGCAGTTATATGCGGAGTACAAGAAATCGTTGATGGACTACCTGCATTCCAGG GTCTTACCTTCTTTGAGGTCGAAGAACGATGAATATATGCTGAAGGAACTCGTCCGGAGATGGTTAAATTACAAAGTCATGGTCAGATGGCTTTCGCGTTTCTTTCATTACCTCGATCGCTATTTTGTCAAGAAGAAGGCACTTCTTCCACTCAAGGAAGCTGGGATTACTTGCTTCCGTGACCTG GTTTATGAGGAGatgaaaggaaaaataaaagatgCCGTCATCTCTTTG ATTTATCAAGAGCGAGAGGGGAGTCAAATAGATAGACCTTTGTTGAACAACGTCGTGGAAATTTTCATTCAGATCGGTTTAGGAAGTAAAGAGTATTATGAAGTTGACTTGGAAGCCCCTTTGCTTCAAGACACCGCTGCCTATTATTCCAGGAAAGCTTCAAAATGGATTCTCGAGGATTCATGCCCGGAATACATGTTGAAG GCTGAGGAGCGCTTGAAGCAGGAGAAGGACAGGGTTGATCATTACTTGGACCATACCACTAAAAAGAAATTGATAGAG AATGTGGAACATCAGTTGCTGTCTGTAAATGAAATCCAACTTCTAGAAAAGGAAAATTCTGGATTGATTGCATTACTTCGAGACGGCAAG GTGGATGACCTCGAGCGTCTGTATAGGCTCTTCAGCAGAATACCTGAAGGCCTGACTCATGTTTCTCAGTTGTTTACGCAG CATGTGAAAGCTGAAGGTACAGCCCTAGTCAGCCAGGCGGAGAACGCTGCGAGTAGCAAGAGA GTTTTGATCAGAAGAATTATTGAGCTGCATGACAAGTATATGGGATATGTCCAGGAAAGCTTCCAGAATCACACCCTTCTCAACAAG GCACTCAAAGAGGCTTTTGAAGTTTTCTGCAATAAGAGCGTCGCGAGCTCCTCGAGTGCCGAGATGCTGGCTTCCTTTTGCGATAATGTTCTTAGAAAAGCAGGAAGTGAGAAGCTCAGTGATGAAGAAATTGACAGGACTTTGGAGAag gccatgaaattgctttcttacatCAATGAAAAAGATCTGTTTGCTGAGTTCTCCAG GAAGAAGCTTGCGAGGAGGTTGCTGTTTGACAGATATGCTAACGAGGATCATGAGAGGCTCATTTTGACGTACCTAAAGCAGCAATGTGGAGGGCAGTTCAGCTCAAAGATGGAGGGCATG GTGACTGATCTAACTCTTGCTAAAGAAAACCAATCGTGTTTCGAGGACTACCTCTACGCGAACCCCCATGCGCATCCAGGGACAGAGCTCAGTGTCAGTGTTCTCACGACTGGATTCTGGCCAAGTTACAAATCATCTGATCTCACCCTTCCCGATGAGATG ATCAAATGCATAGAAGCCTACAAGAAGTTTTATGAGTCCAGCACCAAGAACAGAAAGCTTTCGTGGATATATTCGTTAGGGACATGTAACATCAATGCCAAGTTTGATGCCAAATCCATAGAGCTTAATGTGGCAACTTATCAG GCGGCAGTTCTGCTGCTATTTAACTCCGCAGATAGATTGAGCTACGCAGAGATCAAAGCTCAGCTCAACTTGACCGATGAGGACATGGTCAGAGTGCTTCACTCGCTTTCTTGTGCCAGATATAAGATTCTAAAGAAAGCGCCAATGACAGACACCGTCTCTCCCAACGACATCTTCGAGTTCAATTCCAAATTCACCGACAAAATGAGAAGGATTAAG GTACCTCTTCCCCCGGTGGACGAGAACAAGAAGGTGATAGAAGATGTCAACAAAGATCGAAGATATGCTATTGATGCTTACATCGTGCGCATCATGAAAAGTCGAAAGGCTTTGGGTCATCAACAGTTGGTGTTGGAATGCATCCAACAGCTTAGCCGCATTTTCAAG CCTGACGTAAAATTGATCAAGCAACGAATAGAAGATCTGATCACCAGAGAATTTTTAGAGCGGGACGAGGAGGACCCAAACATTTACAAATACATTGCCTGA